A single genomic interval of Adhaeribacter pallidiroseus harbors:
- a CDS encoding VOC family protein, with protein sequence MHQQIGQLALLVDDYDEAIAFYTQKLSFELLEDTPLSESKRWVVVAPEGGSGCCLLLAKATTAEQKSRVGNQTGGRVFLFLYTDDLMRDYVAMQAVGISFVRKPTTEPYGLVAVFQDLYGNLWDFIQTNKK encoded by the coding sequence ATGCACCAGCAAATAGGTCAGCTTGCCTTATTAGTAGATGATTACGACGAAGCTATTGCTTTTTACACGCAGAAACTTTCTTTTGAATTGTTAGAAGACACTCCCCTTTCCGAGAGTAAACGTTGGGTGGTAGTGGCTCCAGAAGGAGGTTCGGGTTGTTGCTTGCTGCTGGCTAAAGCTACCACTGCGGAGCAAAAAAGCCGGGTAGGCAACCAAACTGGCGGACGGGTATTCCTTTTTCTGTACACCGATGATTTAATGCGCGATTATGTTGCTATGCAGGCCGTTGGTATAAGCTTTGTCCGGAAACCAACAACAGAACCTTACGGCCTGGTGGCAGTGTTTCAAGATTTATACGGCAATCTCTGGGATTTTATTC